Part of the Pyrobaculum calidifontis JCM 11548 genome, GACGAGTGTCCGCACGCCTACTGCACCTTGTCAACGGCCGGCGTAGTGGAGGGCCAGACTCTCATCTGTACGTGCCACTACTGCAGGTTTGACATACCCACGGGCAGATCCCTCACGCCAGAGCTAACCACAGAACCCCTGGCCAGAGTCCCCGTGCGTATAGTGGGCGACGAAGTCGTGATAGAGGAATAGACCCCAGCCGTGGAGCTGTTAATACAGTTGGGCAACGCAGTTTAAACCGTGTACCATGTGCTAAAAGTCAATTATGAAGCACTTATACGACAATGTGTAACTCTGCAATTGCTAACAAAGGATTGCTCCGCGGGTAACCTCCTTGGCGAGGGTTTGGTTGTAAAAATAGCTGGCGTTAGTCCGCTGTGGCGAAGTATATGAGGCTTTCTGTGCTGAAGGCTATGACTACGCCCAGTGTTATTCCTAGCCAGAACTTGGCGCTTGCCACTCCGCCGAGTTTGGCTAAGGCGTTTAAATTCACGTGCAACATGGCGTATACGATGGAGGCTGTGGCTATCGTGTTTAGGGTGGCTAGGAAGAGGCCGCTCTCTATCCCAGCGTAGTATATCGCGGCGCCTGGGATTACTGGCAGGCCCGCCAGCAAGGAGAGACCCACGGCCTGCGTTAGAGGAACGGCCACCCGCTTGTCGGCCAGGAGGGGCCCCGCTATGCCGAACCCCTCGGTGAAGTTGTGCACTGCGAAGCCCACGGTGAACAACACGGCGAGGGCCACGGCGCCTTCCAGCAGGGCGGCGGCGATGGCGAAGCCCTCTGCCACGTTGTGGACGCCGAAGGCCAGGGCCACTATGAGGGCGACGGTGAGGCTTGTGCTCCCCCGTGCGGCGTGCACTGCCCTCTCCGCCTTGGCCAGCGCCACGTAGGTCAAGGCGAGGGACGCCGTGGTGACAAACGACGCCACTAGGAACTGGTCCAGCGTCTCTGGCTTAGCCAGCTCCTCCACGTACTCAGCCGCGGCGTGCCCAGTCTCCAAGGCCAAGTAGGCCAGTATTCCCCCGGCCACGGCTTGGAGGAGCCCCACGGCGCTACCGCTCAGCTTAGACCTAGCCCACAACATGAACAAGAGGCCGAACAGCACCGTTATCCCGGCCACGAAGCCGTAGGCCAGCGGCGTGTAGTCAAACGACGCGGCATACGCTGTTAACGGTGTTGCTACAATTCCTGCCAGTATAGAGGTTCCCTTGCCCATGGCCCTATTCTGTTTTCCATTTTAAAGTATTAACATTGTTAATGCTTTTAGGTAGAAGAGACTTCTACGTCAAAAAATGTAACACTTCCCCTCTAATGTCACGCGCCTGTCACTACAAAATCGAGCCTAGAGAGGTGAAAAGATGTCCGTAATAAACCCATTCCTAACCCCTCAAAACAGCACTTCACTGGCCGTTATGAGACCTATACCTCTCCAGGTGCCCGCATAGA contains:
- a CDS encoding ZIP family metal transporter yields the protein MGKGTSILAGIVATPLTAYAASFDYTPLAYGFVAGITVLFGLLFMLWARSKLSGSAVGLLQAVAGGILAYLALETGHAAAEYVEELAKPETLDQFLVASFVTTASLALTYVALAKAERAVHAARGSTSLTVALIVALAFGVHNVAEGFAIAAALLEGAVALAVLFTVGFAVHNFTEGFGIAGPLLADKRVAVPLTQAVGLSLLAGLPVIPGAAIYYAGIESGLFLATLNTIATASIVYAMLHVNLNALAKLGGVASAKFWLGITLGVVIAFSTESLIYFATAD
- a CDS encoding Rieske (2Fe-2S) protein, whose translation is MRVKISDLREGAITPFEGVILIRLGREVYAYRDECPHAYCTLSTAGVVEGQTLICTCHYCRFDIPTGRSLTPELTTEPLARVPVRIVGDEVVIEE